One genomic segment of Erythrolamprus reginae isolate rEryReg1 chromosome 2, rEryReg1.hap1, whole genome shotgun sequence includes these proteins:
- the RBM15B gene encoding putative RNA-binding protein 15B → MKRATERDSSPGGSGGTRGASSTKRPRERESSASGGGGGGGSGGGGSSSSSRRGPHRSSGISSSSSASTSASSRSSRDKAAASGSSSRSHRGEERPGGGGDSNHRAASSSSSSSARTGSSQTAVAAPAILPTPSSSSRALALAKSKVTAAAVVAPSLLLGGPPSVVAPSLLLAPGLALPAGVTLTGEPPGSSDYKTLLVSGLGPALPDQLLEDGLFRQFQRFASGGASDISVKLSHTPELGRVAYVNFRHPADARDARRHARARQLLLYERPLKVEPVYLRGGRRSRTPPPTPSPEPLAFLPPIHGVYPYKQRSLSPVASPLLREPRPRHAQAAAAAFALEAVALGLSRERERVLDYYGLYDERGRPYSYPLVAEEDLMPEDDQRATRNLFIGNLDHSVSEVELRRAFEKYGIIEEVVIKRPQRGQGGAYAFLKFQNLDMAHRAKVAMSGRVVGRNPIKIGYGKANPTTRLWVGGLGPSTSLAALAREFDRFGSIRTIDYVKGDSFAYIQYESLDAAQAACAQMRGFPLGGPDRRLRVDFAKAEEARYPQQYQPAPLPVHYELLPESYSRHRSLEQDLRVRDRTPPHLLYSGRERSFLEADWASSVKNAERRNNLEAYSRSARSRSGERWGSDSDRSVLKPWEERRKRRSLSNDRGRTTHSPYEERARTKAGGPGADRSPDRVRKENHTTESTAEKEQNNSLQNNRHALEEKPHRETSDPPQPKKRDSERNHRTGESESKAHEEPKSETKKLKTLSDYAHTLQLAWNGLLVLKNSCFPTSMHILEGDLGVLNGLLKDHLSGGKLTQLKIAQRLRLDQPKLDEVTRRIKQGSPNGYAVLLATQAAQGASSEGTFPVAEPGLQRRLLRNLVSYLKQKQAAGVISLPVGGAKGRDSTGMLYAFPPCEFSQQYLQSALRTLGKLEEEHMVIVIVKDTA, encoded by the coding sequence ATGAAGCGGGCGACCGAGCGGGATTCCAGCCCGGGCGGGTCCGGGGGGACACGTGGCGCCTCCTCCACCAAAAGGCCTCGAGAGCGCGAGAGCAGCGCCAGcgggggcggaggaggaggagggagcggcggcggcgggagcagcagcagcagccggcgGGGCCCACACCGGAGTTCGGGCATCTCCTCCTCGTCATCCGCTTCCACCTCCGCCTCGTCGCGCAGCAGTCGGGATAAAGCTGCCGCTAGCGGTTCCAGCTCGCGGAGCCATCGCGGGGAGGAGCGGCCGGGAGGCGGAGGCGATTCGAACCAccgcgccgcctcctcctcctcctcctccagcgcCAGGACCGGCAGCAGCCAAACTGCCGTCGCGGCCCCTGCCATCCTGCCCACCCCGTCCTCGTCTTCTCGGGCGCTGGCCCTGGCCAAGAGCAAAGTGACGGCTGCGGCGGTGGTTGCCCCTTCCTTGCTTCTGGGTGGGCCTCCATCCGTGGTGGCCCCGTCGCTCCTCCTGGCCCCTGGCCTGGCATTGCCGGCCGGAGTGACTCTAACAGGGGAGCCTCCTGGCTCCAGCGACTACAAGACTCTGCTAGTGAGCGGCCTGGGCCCGGCCTTACCTGACCAGCTGCTGGAGGATGGTCTCTTTCGCCAGTTCCAGAGATTTGCTAGCGGCGGTGCCAGCGACATTAGCGTCAAGCTGTCCCATACGCCTGAACTCGGCCGTGTGGCTTACGTTAACTTCAGGCACCCGGCAGATGCCCGCGATGCACGACGGCATGCCAGAGCCCGACAGCTTCTCCTTTATGAACGGCCTCTGAAGGTGGAGCCTGTGTACCTGCGAGGGGGCCGACGGAGCCGTACCCCTCCGCCTACCCCCTCTCCCGAACCTTTGGCATTTCTCCCTCCTATCCATGGTGTATATCCATATAAACAGAGATCGCTGTCTCCTGTTGCCAGCCCTTTGCTGAGAGAGCCTAGACCTCGACACGCTCAAGCTGCTGCAGCAGCATTTGCCTTGGAAGCTGTTGCCTTGGGACTTTCTCGAGAAAGGGAGAGGGTGCTGGATTACTATGGGTTATACGATGAACGGGGCCGTCCTTACAGTTATCCCTTAGTGGCTGAGGAGGATTTAATGCCAGAAGATGACCAGAGAGCTACCCGGAATCTCTTCATTGGCAATCTTGATCACAGTGTCTCTGAGGTGGAACTCAGGCGTGCcttcgaaaaatatggtatcatTGAGGAAGTGGTGATCAAGAGGCCGCAACGGGGCCAAGGTGGAGCCTATGCCTTCCTTAAGTTCCAAAACCTGGACATGGCACATCGGGCCAAGGTTGCCATGTCCGGGCGGGTTGTTGGCAGGAACCCAATCAAAATTGGCTATGGGAAAGCCAACCCGACTACCCGACTTTGGGTTGGTGGCCTTGGTCCAAGTACTTCCCTAGCTGCTCTTGCTAGGGAGTTTGATCGCTTTGGTAGCATCAGGACTATTGACTATGTAAAGGGGGACAGTTTTGCCTATATTCAGTACGAGAGTTTAGATGCTGCTCAAGCGGCCTGTGCACAAATGAGAGGTTTCCCTTTGGGTGGTCCAGACAGGAGACTTAGAGTGGATTTTGCTAAAGCTGAGGAAGCCCGCTATCCTCAGCAGTACCAACCTGCACCACTTCCTGTACACTATGAATTACTCCCTGAAAGCTATAGCAGGCATAGGAGTCTGGAGCAAGACCTAAGGGTGAGGGATAGGACTCCTCCTCATCTCCTTTACTCAGGCAGAGAAAGGAGCTTTCTAGAGGCCGATTGGGCCAGCTCTGTCAAAAATGCAGAGCGCAGAAATAATTTGGAGGCATACAGTCGTTCAGCACGCAGCCGGAGTGGAGAACGTTGGGGCAGTGATAGTGACCGTAGTGTTCTCAAGCCCTGGGAGGAAAGGCGTAAACGTCGTAGCCTTTCCAATGACCGTGGCAGGACTACTCATTCGCCATATGAGGAGAGAGCCAGGACAAAAGCAGGTGGGCCAGGAGCAGACCGCAGCCCAGATCGGGTTCGGAAGGAGAATCACACTACCGAATCTACCGCAGAGAAAGAACAAAATAACTCGCTGCAGAATAATCGACATGCGTTGGAGGAGAAACCTCACCGTGAAACCTCTGATCCTCCTCAGCCTAAAAAGAGAGACAGTGAACGCAATCACCGAACTGGTGAGTCTGAATCAAAAGCTCATGAGGAGCCCAAATCTGAAACAAAGAAGTTAAAAACATTATCCGATTATGCCCATACCCTTCAGCTTGCTTGGAACGGGCTCCTTGTCCTTAAAAACAGCTGCTTCCCTACATCTATGCACATCCTTGAAGGAGACTTGGGAGTCCTCAACGGGCTTCTCAAAGACCATTTGTCTGGTGGAAAGCTAACACAGCTTAAGATTGCTCAGAGACTTCGGTTGGATCAACCCAAACTAGATGAAGTAACTCGACGTATCAAGCAAGGGAGCCCTAATGGCTACGCTGTGTTACTAGCTACCCAGGCTGCTCAAGGAGCAAGTTCTGAAGGGACCTTCCCCGTGGCGGAGCCTGGCTTACAAAGACGGCTTCTCAGGAACCTGGTCTCTTACTTGAAACAAAAACAGGCTGCAGGAGTCATCAGCCTGCCTGTGGGAGGGGCAAAGGGCAGGGACAGCACAGGCATGCTTTATGCTTTTCCCCCTTGTGAATTTTCTCAGCAGTACCTCCAGTCCGCATTAAGAACATTGGGAAAGTTAGAAGAAGAACATATGGTGATAGTGATAGTCAAAGACACTGCCTAG
- the MANF gene encoding LOW QUALITY PROTEIN: mesencephalic astrocyte-derived neurotrophic factor (The sequence of the model RefSeq protein was modified relative to this genomic sequence to represent the inferred CDS: deleted 3 bases in 2 codons) — protein sequence MRFRVGGKCVVKVPAVKGLSANRASVRSRFGLVGRRMRAANGLWAALALILLPGDSHALREGDCEVCVSFLRTFYQTLQENNVEFTPNSVEKELLKFCKEAKGKENRFCYYIGATSDAATKITNEVSKPLSHHIPVEKICEKLKKKDSQICDLKYDKQIDLSTVDLKKLRVKELKKILDDWGETCKGCAEKSDYIRKINELMPKYAPKAASSRTDL from the exons ATGAGGTTCCGAGTGGGCGGC AAGTGCGTCGTCAAGGTGCCGGCTGTGAAGGGGCTCAGTGCGAACCGAGCGAGCGTGCGT AGTCGATTCGGGCTTGTGGGAAGGAGGATGCGGGCGGCTAACGGGCTCTGGGCGGCGCTGGCCTTGATCCTGCTCCCCGGAGACAGCCACGCTCTGCGAGAGGGAGACTGCGAAG TATGTGTGTCATTCCTGAGAACTTTCTATCAGACACTACAAGAGAATAATGTTGAGTTCACACCAAACAGTGTTGAAAAAGAACTTTTGAAATTCTGCAaagaggcaaaaggaaaagaaaaccgTTTT TGTTATTACATTGGAGCAACCAGTGATGCAGCCACCAAAATAACTAATGAAGTATCAAAACCTCTAAGTCATCATATCCCTGTTGAGAAGATTTGTGAGAAGCTGAAAAAGAAAGATAGTCAGATCTGTGATCTGAAATATG ATAAACAGATTGACTTGAGTACTGTGGACCTAAAGAAACTAAGAGTCaaagaattgaaaaaaattcTCGACGACTGGGGTGAAACATGCAAGGGCTGTGCAGAAAAATCAGATTACATTCGTAAAATCAATGAACTGATGCCTAAATATGCACCAAAAGCTGCCAGTTCGCGGACAGATCTCTGA